From a single Anaerolineaceae bacterium oral taxon 439 genomic region:
- a CDS encoding cell division protein FtsA has protein sequence MEKLHLATIDIGTSKICTLIAQVESENAVKILGVGIEPSQGVRKGMVYDIQQATAAISKSIRKAERTSGFQISDAIISIAGSHINAINNKATVSIVGGCIDEYEIRRVIDSVKAVPIPNNRTILHTMQRTYSVDGIEGIRSPLGMYGRRLDVEAHIITGATATVENLKQCILANEIEVNSFVLNSLAAGEVVLSDIEKQSGVFVCDLGAGTADLAIYFNNDVWHTNSLPIGGAHITNDIAQIFHLSYNQAEEVKKIHGSALPELIDDEEFFYARSFGQEESAKYSRKELASVISVRVEEIFQLIRQDIKRSGIDHILPAGMVLTGGCALLPGIERVASNVLGLPVRVAKPENLTGMIDQLDSPAFSASVGLLYWRMKTEVIEDPQSRKADPGEALSKVRRFIRMLFP, from the coding sequence ATGGAAAAATTACATTTAGCAACAATTGACATCGGCACCTCGAAAATCTGCACGCTGATCGCTCAGGTCGAGAGCGAAAACGCGGTCAAAATCCTGGGCGTCGGGATCGAACCCTCGCAGGGCGTCCGCAAGGGCATGGTTTACGATATTCAGCAGGCGACCGCCGCGATCTCCAAATCGATCCGAAAAGCCGAACGCACTTCCGGGTTCCAGATTTCCGACGCGATTATTTCGATCGCAGGGTCGCATATCAACGCAATTAACAATAAAGCGACCGTCTCGATCGTCGGCGGCTGTATCGATGAATACGAGATTCGCCGCGTTATCGACTCGGTCAAAGCGGTTCCGATCCCCAATAACCGCACGATTCTGCATACGATGCAACGGACGTACAGCGTCGACGGTATCGAAGGCATCCGCAGCCCGCTCGGCATGTACGGACGGCGGCTCGACGTCGAAGCGCATATTATCACCGGCGCGACCGCGACCGTCGAGAACCTGAAGCAATGCATCCTCGCCAACGAGATCGAGGTCAACTCCTTCGTGCTGAATTCGTTAGCCGCCGGAGAGGTCGTCCTGAGCGATATCGAAAAGCAGAGCGGCGTTTTCGTCTGCGACCTGGGCGCGGGAACCGCCGATCTCGCGATTTATTTCAATAACGACGTCTGGCATACCAATTCGCTCCCGATCGGCGGCGCGCATATCACCAACGATATCGCCCAGATCTTCCATCTTTCATACAATCAGGCGGAAGAAGTCAAAAAAATTCATGGGTCCGCGCTTCCGGAGCTTATCGACGACGAGGAATTTTTCTACGCCCGCTCCTTCGGGCAGGAGGAATCGGCGAAATATTCCCGAAAAGAGCTGGCCTCGGTTATCTCCGTCCGCGTCGAAGAAATCTTCCAGCTTATCCGTCAGGATATCAAACGCTCCGGCATCGATCATATCCTCCCCGCCGGAATGGTCCTGACGGGCGGCTGTGCGCTGCTTCCCGGGATCGAGCGCGTCGCCTCGAACGTTCTCGGACTCCCCGTCCGCGTCGCGAAACCGGAAAACCTGACCGGCATGATCGATCAATTAGATAGCCCCGCCTTTTCAGCGTCTGTGGGCCTGCTGTATTGGCGGATGAAAACCGAAGTCATAGAAGATCCGCAATCCAGGAAAGCGGATCCCGGCGAAGCCTTGTCCAAGGTCAGGCGATTTATTCGGATGTTATTCCCATAG
- a CDS encoding cell division protein FtsZ: protein MENTYQNLGESSANIKVVGVGGAGCNAINRMIESGMQGVEFIAVNTDAQALIASKADQRVRIGEKATRGLGAGANPEVGRLAAEESREELRTALKEADMVFITAGMGGGTGTGAAPVIASICREIEALTIGVVTRPFDYEGLPRANAALTGIRTLKKEVDTLIVVPNQRLYEVVDKNTPMIKAFRMIDDILRQGVQGISELITLQGIINLDFADVKTIMSNGGSALMAIGVGIGENRAAKAAEAAITNRLIDKNIDGATRILFNITVGEDFTPYELEEAASIVRATADPNANFIMGAVLDPGLKDEVRITVVATGFPDELEGSDETPQFPPFARVKPASVPDRQPTASKNGSAPKKEKEPAEFRRREGSDDIPAFMRLMDRNS, encoded by the coding sequence ATGGAAAACACGTATCAGAACTTAGGCGAAAGCTCCGCTAATATCAAAGTCGTCGGCGTTGGCGGCGCGGGCTGCAACGCGATCAATCGCATGATTGAGAGCGGCATGCAGGGGGTTGAATTTATCGCGGTCAATACAGACGCGCAGGCGCTCATCGCATCCAAAGCGGATCAGCGCGTCCGGATCGGCGAAAAAGCCACGCGCGGTCTCGGCGCGGGGGCGAATCCGGAAGTCGGACGTCTCGCCGCGGAAGAATCGCGCGAGGAGCTGCGAACGGCGCTGAAAGAGGCCGATATGGTCTTTATCACGGCCGGAATGGGCGGCGGAACCGGAACCGGCGCCGCGCCCGTCATCGCCTCGATCTGCCGTGAAATCGAAGCGTTGACGATCGGCGTCGTGACGCGTCCGTTCGACTACGAGGGACTTCCGCGGGCGAACGCAGCGCTGACCGGGATCCGGACGCTGAAAAAAGAGGTCGATACGCTGATCGTCGTCCCGAACCAGCGCCTTTACGAAGTCGTCGACAAGAATACGCCGATGATCAAGGCGTTCCGCATGATCGACGATATCCTGCGCCAGGGGGTTCAGGGAATTTCCGAACTGATTACGCTCCAGGGGATTATCAACCTCGACTTCGCCGACGTGAAGACAATTATGTCGAACGGCGGCTCGGCGCTGATGGCGATTGGGGTCGGGATCGGCGAGAACCGCGCGGCGAAGGCGGCGGAAGCGGCGATTACGAACCGCCTGATCGATAAAAATATCGACGGAGCGACGCGGATCCTGTTCAATATTACCGTCGGCGAAGATTTTACGCCGTACGAACTCGAAGAAGCGGCGTCAATCGTCCGCGCGACCGCCGACCCGAACGCGAACTTTATCATGGGCGCTGTCCTCGATCCGGGCCTGAAAGACGAAGTCCGGATTACCGTCGTCGCGACCGGGTTCCCCGACGAGCTGGAAGGGAGCGATGAAACGCCGCAGTTTCCGCCCTTCGCCAGAGTAAAACCGGCGTCGGTACCGGATCGCCAGCCGACCGCCTCGAAAAACGGGAGCGCGCCGAAAAAGGAAAAAGAACCGGCCGAATTCCGCCGCCGTGAAGGCTCCGACGATATTCCTGCGTTCATGCGCCTGATGGATCGGAATTCATAA